One genomic segment of Fusobacterium mortiferum ATCC 9817 includes these proteins:
- the dacB gene encoding D-alanyl-D-alanine carboxypeptidase/D-alanyl-D-alanine endopeptidase: MKKLRILVLALVILSSCTNNEIKDTTIKTENKIKEEVRTEEVITPSEILKSLEQEIGVKEDIDENREEIDETASEKIENTVEEDVIKEKIEEKQPAQKEEKKNISSEKIASLKSKGEKAIKSFSNLEMLEHSNIGIEVREIESGEIIAQYNKGVAITPASIMKVITSATALEVLGADTRLETKVVYDGKIDSEGTLTGDIYIIGGGDPTLGSDGIKKEQTAFITEWISKVKSSGIKKIKGDIIVIDNLFGYVGVEEKWLWEDFGTNYGQGTYGISVFDNLYTLYLSSTDKKIDILGTKPEIDGLKFENRLKISPRGRRDFSVRGLPFENKRVLNGEVPANLKKIVTKSDIPNPALFLGQYFKKNLKNSGVSVSGDIKTSRNSNKRPKNPKTLAITKSATIEEMVRVLLKRSDNHYTEHLYQLLKLKDVKISEFWKEKGIDTKALVMLDGSGLSRGDYVSASILTDILAYMNENYPEFEKLLPRGGYEGTVSDFLEPKVFDGIVRVKSGSMSGIQSYTGYIEKDGTKLAFTIIVNHWNGSRNRLKDEMEKFINNLF; encoded by the coding sequence ATGAAAAAATTAAGAATACTTGTATTAGCTTTGGTTATTTTATCAAGTTGTACTAATAATGAGATAAAAGATACCACTATAAAAACTGAAAATAAAATAAAAGAAGAAGTAAGAACTGAAGAGGTAATAACTCCAAGTGAAATTTTAAAAAGCTTGGAACAAGAGATTGGTGTAAAAGAAGATATTGATGAAAATAGAGAAGAGATAGATGAAACAGCTTCAGAAAAGATTGAAAATACAGTTGAGGAAGATGTAATTAAAGAAAAAATAGAGGAGAAACAACCAGCTCAAAAAGAGGAGAAAAAAAATATCTCTTCAGAAAAAATTGCCTCACTTAAAAGTAAGGGAGAAAAGGCAATAAAAAGCTTTAGTAATCTAGAAATGTTAGAGCATAGTAATATTGGTATAGAGGTAAGAGAGATAGAGAGTGGAGAGATAATAGCTCAGTATAATAAAGGAGTTGCAATAACTCCAGCTTCTATAATGAAGGTAATTACTTCAGCTACTGCTTTAGAAGTTTTAGGGGCTGATACAAGATTAGAAACAAAAGTTGTATATGATGGGAAAATAGATAGTGAAGGTACTCTTACAGGAGATATATATATTATCGGTGGTGGAGACCCAACTTTAGGTTCTGATGGAATAAAAAAAGAGCAGACTGCTTTTATAACAGAGTGGATAAGTAAGGTAAAATCCTCTGGAATAAAAAAGATAAAGGGAGATATCATTGTAATAGATAATCTTTTTGGTTATGTAGGAGTAGAGGAAAAATGGTTATGGGAAGATTTTGGTACTAACTATGGACAAGGAACTTATGGAATAAGTGTATTTGATAATTTATATACTTTGTATCTATCTTCAACTGATAAAAAAATTGATATATTAGGAACAAAACCTGAGATTGATGGATTGAAATTTGAGAATAGACTGAAAATATCTCCTAGAGGCAGAAGAGATTTCTCAGTAAGAGGGTTACCTTTTGAGAATAAAAGAGTATTAAATGGAGAGGTTCCAGCTAATCTGAAAAAAATTGTAACAAAGAGTGATATTCCAAATCCAGCTTTATTTTTAGGACAATATTTTAAGAAAAATTTAAAAAATTCAGGAGTATCAGTTAGTGGAGATATAAAGACCTCAAGAAATAGTAATAAGAGACCAAAAAATCCTAAGACTTTAGCTATAACAAAATCAGCCACAATAGAAGAGATGGTAAGAGTATTACTAAAAAGAAGTGATAATCATTATACAGAGCATCTATATCAACTTTTAAAACTTAAGGATGTAAAAATTTCTGAATTTTGGAAAGAGAAAGGGATAGATACTAAAGCTTTAGTTATGCTTGATGGAAGTGGATTATCTCGTGGAGATTATGTATCAGCTAGTATCTTAACAGATATATTAGCTTATATGAATGAAAACTACCCAGAGTTTGAAAAATTACTTCCAAGAGGTGGATATGAGGGAACTGTTTCAGATTTTTTAGAACCTAAAGTTTTTGATGGTATAGTAAGAGTAAAAAGTGGAAGTATGAGTGGAATACAATCTTATACTGGATATATAGAAAAAGATGGAACGAAATTAGCTTTTACAATAATTGTAAACCATTGGAATGGAAGTAGAAATAGATTAAAAGATGAAATGGAGAAATTTATCAATAACTTATTTTAG
- a CDS encoding S66 peptidase family protein, which translates to MLGKVLKKGDTIGIIAPASCSSYEKVLEAKKNIGNMGYKVVLGECTQKQWYSYAGEDEERAREINNFFSDKAIDAILCMRGGYGCNRLIELIDFEIIKNNPKIFVGYSDITTLHMAINEKTGLITFHGPMAVSNFTGNYNIDTYNNFIEILSNPLDQRVINNFSKELEVISEGKAKGKLVGGNLATLVATLGTKYDLDYREKILFLEEIGEKTYKVDRFLNQLKKHGVFEKIEGIVLGDFKNCPPDSEKDMSLIEVFQDYFRDLKKPVIYNLESGHSEPMLTLPLGAMCGIDSYEKKITILEKVVK; encoded by the coding sequence ATGTTAGGAAAAGTTTTAAAAAAAGGGGATACTATTGGAATAATAGCTCCTGCTAGTTGCAGTAGTTATGAAAAAGTATTAGAAGCTAAGAAAAATATAGGGAATATGGGGTATAAAGTAGTATTAGGAGAGTGTACACAAAAACAGTGGTACTCTTATGCTGGAGAAGATGAAGAAAGAGCAAGAGAGATAAATAACTTTTTTTCTGATAAAGCTATTGATGCTATTCTCTGTATGAGAGGAGGTTATGGGTGTAATAGACTTATAGAACTTATAGATTTTGAAATAATAAAAAATAATCCTAAAATCTTTGTAGGATATAGTGATATTACAACTTTACATATGGCAATAAATGAAAAAACAGGATTGATAACTTTTCATGGACCTATGGCAGTAAGTAATTTTACTGGAAATTATAATATAGATACATATAATAATTTTATTGAAATTTTATCTAATCCTTTAGATCAAAGAGTAATAAATAATTTTTCTAAAGAGTTAGAGGTAATAAGTGAAGGAAAAGCTAAAGGAAAGTTAGTAGGAGGGAATTTAGCAACTCTTGTAGCTACTCTTGGAACAAAATATGACTTAGATTATAGAGAAAAAATACTTTTTCTTGAAGAGATAGGAGAAAAGACTTATAAGGTAGATAGATTTTTAAATCAATTGAAGAAACATGGAGTTTTTGAAAAGATAGAGGGAATTGTTTTAGGAGATTTTAAAAATTGTCCTCCAGATTCAGAAAAAGATATGTCACTAATAGAAGTTTTTCAAGACTATTTTAGAGATTTAAAGAAACCAGTGATATATAATTTAGAGAGTGGGCATAGTGAGCCTATGTTAACTCTTCCACTTGGAGCTATGTGTGGAATAGATAGTTATGAGAAAAAAATTACAATACTAGAGAAGGTAGTTAAATAA
- a CDS encoding ClC family H(+)/Cl(-) exchange transporter, whose amino-acid sequence MKKETVADNLKLLQKGSGKLYLLCIIVGALTGFIVSLYRWALNYANHFREFIVKNSLSEGTLTIFFIWISFILIGLIVDYISKKYPKISGSGIPQVKGILLRKLDYVNWLQELIAKFIAGLMSIGAGLSLGREGPSVQLGSYIGFGITKIFKKDSIEKKYLVTSGSSAGLAGAFGAPLSGVMFALEELHKYISAKLLICTFLASIASDFVGRRMFGMETSFNLIANYPKNINPYYQFILYIILGIVIAFFGKLFTLTLIKVQDKFKELKISRWIKISFVMSTSLLFCYFLPEVTGGGHELVEEMAGGNRTIQLLIIIFLAKLFFTALCYATGFAGGIFLPMLVLGAIIGKIYGLTLIKYLGVGLDFVPHFMVLGMAGYFVAVVRAPITGAVLILEMTGNFDHLLALVTVSVVAYYVTELLGLEPIYEILFKRMPKDTPMKEEDSGKKTIITVPVMAESELDGKTISEIKWAEDVLVVAICRNEHEIIPKGNSVIESGDVLTLLLPEAKVYEMKELLYKQGGN is encoded by the coding sequence ATGAAAAAAGAAACTGTGGCAGATAATCTTAAACTTTTACAAAAAGGAAGTGGAAAGTTATATCTGCTATGTATTATTGTGGGAGCTTTGACAGGATTTATAGTTTCTCTGTATAGATGGGCACTTAACTATGCTAATCATTTTAGAGAATTTATAGTAAAAAATTCTTTGTCAGAAGGAACACTAACTATTTTTTTTATTTGGATATCTTTTATTTTAATTGGACTTATTGTAGACTATATTTCAAAAAAATATCCGAAAATTTCAGGGAGTGGAATACCACAAGTAAAAGGGATACTTTTAAGAAAGTTAGACTATGTAAATTGGCTTCAAGAGTTAATAGCTAAATTTATAGCTGGGCTTATGAGTATAGGAGCTGGACTTTCATTAGGAAGAGAGGGACCTTCTGTACAGCTAGGTTCATATATAGGTTTTGGGATTACCAAAATTTTTAAAAAAGATAGTATTGAGAAAAAATATTTAGTAACAAGTGGTTCTAGTGCTGGGCTTGCTGGTGCTTTTGGGGCACCTCTTTCAGGAGTAATGTTTGCTTTGGAAGAGTTACATAAATATATTTCAGCAAAACTTTTGATTTGTACATTTCTAGCAAGTATAGCTTCTGATTTTGTAGGAAGACGTATGTTTGGAATGGAGACATCTTTTAATTTAATAGCTAATTATCCTAAAAATATAAATCCTTATTATCAATTTATCCTTTATATAATTTTAGGAATAGTAATAGCTTTCTTTGGTAAATTATTTACTTTAACTTTAATTAAAGTGCAAGATAAATTTAAAGAATTAAAAATTTCAAGATGGATAAAAATATCTTTTGTAATGTCTACTTCACTACTATTTTGTTATTTTTTACCAGAAGTAACAGGGGGTGGACATGAATTAGTAGAGGAGATGGCTGGAGGAAATAGAACAATACAATTATTGATTATAATTTTTCTAGCAAAACTTTTTTTTACTGCTCTATGTTATGCAACTGGATTTGCTGGTGGAATATTTTTACCAATGTTAGTATTAGGAGCTATTATAGGGAAAATTTATGGACTAACACTTATTAAATATTTAGGTGTTGGATTAGATTTTGTTCCTCATTTTATGGTATTAGGAATGGCTGGATATTTTGTTGCCGTAGTAAGAGCACCTATTACAGGGGCTGTTCTCATATTAGAGATGACAGGAAATTTTGACCATTTACTTGCGTTGGTTACAGTATCAGTAGTAGCTTACTATGTAACAGAGCTTTTAGGATTAGAGCCTATCTATGAAATTTTATTTAAACGTATGCCAAAAGATACTCCTATGAAAGAGGAAGATTCTGGAAAAAAGACAATAATAACAGTACCTGTGATGGCTGAATCTGAATTAGATGGCAAAACTATTTCTGAGATAAAATGGGCTGAAGATGTTTTAGTGGTAGCAATATGTAGAAATGAACATGAGATAATTCCTAAAGGAAATAGTGTGATAGAGAGTGGAGATGTTCTTACACTATTACTTCCAGAAGCTAAGGTATATGAAATGAAAGAGCTATTATATAAACAAGGTGGGAACTAA
- the gltS gene encoding sodium/glutamate symporter produces the protein MIVHFSTIQTMALAVIVFYLGKFLNNKFKFLKNNCIPDSVTGGTLFSFFILLGHETGSFSFIFEDSIKDIFMIAFFTTVGFSASIKLLKKAGLPVLMFLIAAILLAILQNVVGVGMAKILGVSPMIGIATGSLATTGGPGTAGAFGPIMESFGTPGATMVAMATATYALIAGSIIAGPICKRLIEKKNLIQKRVTLEEFQSFDDKSVTLELKNVVPTGFQIIIAMGIGSLISNFLNSLGLVLPPYIGTMFAASIMRNLADETKLFSIDLEVVSVIGNFTLTMFLSMILMNFKLWELKELALPLIIMLIGQTILMGVFAYFITFTLTGKDYDAAIMTGGHCGCGFGTTPKALANMEALTEKYLPSPKAFFVIPIVGALFIDFFNAAIITFFINLLK, from the coding sequence ATGATTGTCCATTTTTCAACTATACAAACTATGGCTTTAGCAGTTATAGTATTTTATCTTGGAAAGTTTTTAAATAATAAATTTAAATTTCTTAAAAATAATTGTATTCCAGATTCAGTTACTGGAGGAACTTTATTCTCTTTCTTTATCTTATTAGGACATGAAACTGGAAGTTTCTCTTTTATTTTTGAAGACTCTATTAAAGATATTTTTATGATAGCATTTTTTACTACTGTTGGTTTTTCTGCTAGCATAAAACTTCTTAAAAAAGCTGGCCTTCCTGTTCTAATGTTTTTAATAGCTGCTATTCTTCTTGCCATTTTGCAAAATGTTGTTGGAGTAGGAATGGCAAAAATTTTAGGAGTTAGTCCAATGATAGGTATTGCTACAGGCTCTCTAGCTACTACAGGTGGACCTGGTACAGCAGGAGCTTTTGGTCCAATTATGGAAAGCTTTGGAACCCCTGGAGCTACAATGGTAGCTATGGCAACAGCTACTTATGCTCTTATCGCTGGAAGCATAATTGCTGGTCCTATTTGTAAAAGACTTATAGAAAAGAAAAATCTTATTCAAAAAAGAGTTACTTTAGAAGAGTTTCAATCATTTGATGATAAGTCTGTTACTTTAGAATTAAAAAATGTTGTCCCTACTGGATTTCAAATTATTATTGCTATGGGAATAGGTAGTTTAATATCAAACTTTTTAAATAGTTTAGGACTAGTTTTACCTCCATATATTGGTACTATGTTTGCTGCTTCAATTATGAGAAATTTAGCTGATGAAACTAAATTATTTTCTATTGATTTAGAAGTAGTCTCTGTTATTGGAAACTTTACACTTACTATGTTTTTATCAATGATACTTATGAATTTTAAATTATGGGAGCTAAAAGAATTGGCTCTACCTTTAATTATTATGTTAATTGGACAAACTATTCTTATGGGAGTCTTTGCCTATTTTATAACCTTTACCCTTACTGGAAAAGATTATGATGCTGCAATTATGACTGGTGGACACTGCGGTTGCGGGTTTGGGACTACTCCAAAAGCTCTAGCTAATATGGAAGCTCTTACTGAAAAGTATCTTCCTTCACCAAAAGCTTTCTTTGTTATTCCTATAGTTGGAGCTTTATTTATAGATTTTTTTAATGCTGCTATTATAACCTTTTTTATAAATTTACTAAAATAA
- a CDS encoding phospho-sugar mutase: MEKNYLGYYKMWLESKNITEEDRKELLEIKDDDKEIENRFYTDLSFGTAGMRGVRGVGRNRINNYNIRKATQGLANYILATTGEEGAKRGVTIAYDCRIGSTEYALNTALVLAGNGIKAYLFESLRSTPELSFATRELKAQAGVMVTASHNPQEYNGYKVYWEDGAQIVEPQASGVVNAVNSVDIFNDIKMITEEEAKAKGLLEYIGKAVDDRFIEEVEKQAINRDLPNKKDFKIVYSPLHGTGRVAVQRVLKEMGYESVYTVPEQEMPDGMFPTCSYANPEDKSVFKLSTELADKIGANICLANDPDADRTGIAIKDDNGDWYYPNGNQLGILLMNYLLEMNKNLPANGAVISTIVSTPMLDVIAKDKNVKLYRTLTGFKYIGEKIRQFENKELDGTYLFGFEESIGYLVGTHVRDKDAVVSSLLITEMACYYDSIGSTLYKELNKLYEKYGWYKEETVSITKTGKSGLEEIGKIMENMRKKEHTEICGKKVVVCRDYKLQVEKDCVTGETRKIDLPKSDVIQFVLEDKTYITVRPSGTEPKIKYYLCVVGSGDKEANEKLAYVKSEFLKYVDTL, translated from the coding sequence ATGGAAAAAAATTATTTAGGTTATTACAAAATGTGGTTAGAATCAAAAAATATAACTGAAGAAGATAGAAAAGAACTTTTAGAAATAAAAGATGATGATAAAGAGATTGAAAATAGATTTTATACAGATTTAAGTTTTGGAACTGCTGGAATGAGAGGAGTAAGAGGAGTAGGAAGAAATAGAATCAATAACTACAATATCAGAAAAGCAACTCAAGGATTAGCTAACTATATTCTAGCAACAACTGGAGAAGAGGGAGCAAAAAGAGGAGTAACTATAGCTTATGATTGTAGAATAGGTTCTACTGAATATGCTTTAAATACAGCTCTTGTACTTGCAGGAAATGGAATAAAGGCATATCTATTTGAATCTCTAAGATCAACACCAGAGCTATCATTTGCAACTAGAGAGTTAAAAGCTCAAGCAGGTGTAATGGTAACAGCTTCTCATAACCCTCAAGAGTACAATGGATATAAAGTATATTGGGAAGATGGGGCTCAAATAGTTGAACCACAAGCTAGTGGAGTAGTAAATGCTGTAAATTCAGTAGATATTTTCAATGATATAAAAATGATAACTGAAGAGGAAGCAAAAGCTAAAGGATTATTAGAATATATAGGAAAAGCAGTTGATGATAGATTTATAGAAGAAGTAGAAAAACAAGCTATAAATAGAGATTTGCCAAATAAAAAAGATTTTAAAATAGTTTATTCTCCATTACATGGAACAGGAAGAGTAGCTGTTCAAAGAGTTTTAAAAGAGATGGGATATGAATCTGTGTACACAGTGCCTGAGCAAGAGATGCCAGATGGAATGTTCCCAACTTGTTCATATGCTAACCCAGAAGATAAGTCAGTATTTAAATTAAGTACAGAGTTAGCTGATAAAATAGGAGCAAATATTTGTTTAGCTAATGATCCAGATGCTGATAGAACAGGTATAGCTATAAAAGATGATAATGGAGATTGGTATTATCCTAATGGAAACCAATTAGGAATTTTATTAATGAATTATTTATTAGAGATGAATAAAAATCTTCCAGCTAATGGAGCAGTAATATCTACAATAGTTTCTACTCCTATGTTAGATGTAATAGCTAAAGATAAGAATGTAAAATTATACAGAACTTTAACAGGATTTAAATATATAGGGGAAAAGATTAGACAGTTTGAAAATAAAGAATTAGATGGAACATATTTGTTTGGATTTGAAGAGTCTATTGGATACTTAGTAGGAACACATGTAAGAGATAAGGATGCTGTGGTATCTTCGTTATTAATTACAGAGATGGCATGCTATTATGATAGTATAGGTTCTACTCTTTATAAAGAATTAAATAAACTATATGAAAAATATGGTTGGTATAAAGAAGAGACAGTTTCTATAACTAAGACAGGAAAATCTGGATTAGAAGAAATTGGAAAAATAATGGAAAATATGAGAAAGAAAGAGCATACAGAAATCTGTGGTAAAAAAGTAGTAGTGTGTAGAGATTATAAATTACAAGTAGAAAAAGATTGTGTAACAGGGGAAACTAGAAAAATAGATTTACCAAAATCTGATGTTATTCAATTTGTATTAGAAGATAAAACTTATATTACTGTTAGACCATCAGGAACAGAGCCAAAAATCAAATATTATTTATGTGTAGTAGGTTCGGGAGATAAAGAGGCAAATGAAAAATTAGCATATGTAAAATCTGAGTTTTTAAAATATGTAGATACTCTATAA
- the hemW gene encoding radical SAM family heme chaperone HemW: protein MVDGIYIHIPFCMNKCNYCDFLSFKSNEEERKKYVDYILKEIDLYPKYEYDTVYLGGGTPSLLNCEDVERIIKKLNIKAGAEITLEVNPKTVNLEKLKGFKKAGINRVSIGIQTFDEKMLQVLGRMHNSNEGIETYYQAREAGFDNISLDLMFSLPNQSIEKVKQDLERLLELRPEHFSIYSLIWEEGTAFFKKLEEEVYRETDNDLEAQMFEYIIDRATEAGYIHYEISNFCLPSKEARHNSKYWENREYLGIGLGASGYIGVKRYKNQVQFSKYYDNIERGILPILEEEIVTAETKEEYKYMLGFRLLNKGVIPSGKYLEKCISLEEQGFLKRNGEAYILTRKGIMLANDVLDEFI, encoded by the coding sequence ATGGTAGATGGAATATATATACATATTCCTTTCTGCATGAATAAATGTAATTATTGTGATTTTTTATCTTTTAAATCTAATGAAGAAGAAAGAAAAAAATATGTAGATTACATTTTAAAAGAGATAGACTTATATCCTAAATATGAGTATGATACAGTTTATTTGGGAGGGGGAACTCCCTCCCTTTTAAATTGTGAAGATGTAGAGAGGATAATAAAAAAATTAAATATAAAAGCTGGGGCAGAGATTACTTTAGAAGTAAATCCTAAAACTGTAAATTTAGAAAAGTTAAAAGGCTTTAAAAAAGCTGGAATAAATAGAGTAAGCATAGGAATACAGACATTTGATGAAAAAATGTTACAAGTTTTAGGAAGAATGCATAACTCCAATGAAGGTATTGAAACTTATTATCAAGCTAGAGAGGCTGGTTTTGATAATATTAGCTTAGATTTAATGTTTTCACTCCCTAATCAAAGCATAGAAAAAGTAAAACAGGATTTAGAAAGATTGTTAGAGCTAAGACCTGAACATTTTTCTATATACTCACTTATTTGGGAAGAGGGGACAGCTTTTTTTAAAAAATTAGAAGAGGAAGTATATAGAGAAACTGATAATGATTTAGAAGCTCAGATGTTTGAATATATAATAGATAGAGCTACTGAAGCTGGGTATATTCACTATGAGATATCTAATTTTTGTTTACCTAGCAAAGAGGCAAGGCATAATTCGAAATATTGGGAAAATAGAGAGTATTTAGGTATTGGATTAGGGGCTTCTGGTTATATTGGAGTAAAAAGATATAAAAATCAGGTGCAATTTTCTAAATATTATGATAATATAGAAAGAGGAATATTACCTATATTAGAAGAGGAGATAGTCACTGCTGAAACTAAAGAGGAATATAAGTATATGTTAGGTTTTAGATTGCTTAATAAAGGTGTGATTCCTAGTGGAAAATATTTAGAAAAATGTATCTCATTAGAAGAGCAAGGTTTTCTAAAAAGAAATGGAGAGGCTTATATTTTAACTAGAAAAGGAATAATGCTTGCTAATGATGTTTTAGATGAGTTTATTTAA
- a CDS encoding YggS family pyridoxal phosphate-dependent enzyme, protein MSNIKNNIEEIQKDIKDYSIYPEKVKFIAVTKYVDAEVMNSILDCGVKVFGENKAQVIKEKYEKYLSEGRKDIEWHFIGNLQKNKVKYIAPFVKLIHSVNKLSLAQEIDKRALQNNRVIDVLLEINIAGEESKEGYELEELYKELPQLLELKNINIIGLMTMAPFVDDETLVRGVFRRLREIKDELNKKTFNGKLTELSMGMTNDYKIALEEGATIIRVGRKIYQ, encoded by the coding sequence ATGAGTAACATAAAAAATAATATTGAAGAGATTCAAAAAGATATAAAAGATTACTCTATTTATCCTGAAAAAGTAAAGTTTATAGCTGTAACAAAATATGTAGATGCTGAAGTTATGAATAGTATATTAGATTGTGGAGTAAAAGTTTTTGGAGAGAACAAAGCCCAAGTTATCAAAGAGAAGTATGAAAAATATCTTTCTGAGGGAAGAAAAGATATAGAGTGGCACTTTATAGGTAATCTTCAAAAAAACAAGGTAAAATATATAGCTCCTTTTGTAAAGCTTATACACTCTGTAAATAAACTATCTCTTGCTCAAGAGATAGATAAGAGAGCACTACAAAATAATAGAGTGATAGATGTACTTTTAGAAATAAATATTGCTGGAGAAGAGAGTAAAGAGGGGTATGAATTAGAAGAGTTATACAAAGAATTACCTCAACTTTTAGAATTAAAAAATATAAATATAATAGGTCTTATGACTATGGCTCCTTTTGTAGATGATGAGACTCTTGTTAGAGGTGTATTTAGAAGGCTTAGAGAGATTAAAGATGAGTTAAACAAAAAGACTTTCAATGGGAAACTTACAGAGCTTTCAATGGGAATGACAAATGATTATAAAATAGCATTAGAAGAGGGAGCTACTATTATAAGAGTAGGGAGAAAGATATATCAATAA
- the sepF gene encoding cell division protein SepF, producing MNKNPLDKIKVLFGLDNPDGAGTDSDIDFEESGITDIEIVENKNEAEPVVQNHILSKQKTKQVSTLETEMGGTSYQTIFLDPKTYSDCKKIVDYIRADKMVTLNLEYLDEQTAVRLMNFLSGAMTVKDANYLMISKKVYTVVPKSMKVYYEDKKIISPKIFKGFGEER from the coding sequence ATGAATAAAAATCCATTAGATAAAATAAAAGTTTTGTTTGGTTTAGATAATCCAGATGGAGCAGGAACAGATAGTGATATAGATTTTGAAGAGAGTGGAATAACTGATATAGAAATAGTAGAGAATAAAAATGAAGCTGAACCAGTAGTACAAAACCATATATTATCTAAGCAAAAAACAAAACAAGTATCAACTTTAGAAACTGAAATGGGAGGAACTAGTTATCAAACTATTTTCTTAGACCCTAAAACTTATTCAGATTGTAAAAAAATAGTTGATTATATAAGAGCGGATAAAATGGTCACTTTAAATTTAGAATACCTAGATGAACAAACTGCTGTAAGGCTTATGAATTTTTTATCTGGAGCTATGACTGTAAAAGATGCTAATTATCTTATGATAAGTAAAAAGGTTTATACTGTTGTACCTAAGAGTATGAAAGTATATTATGAGGATAAGAAGATTATAAGTCCAAAAATATTTAAAGGATTTGGAGAAGAGAGGTAA
- a CDS encoding 7-cyano-7-deazaguanine synthase, translating into MEKKRRALALFSGGLDSALAIKVIKDQGIDVIALNFVSHFFGGKNEKAEKMAEQLGIKVEYVHFEKRHTEVVKNPVYGRGKNMNPCIDCHSLMFKVAGELLEKYDADFVISGEVLGQRPMSQNSAALEKVKKLSGMDELIVRPLSAKLLPPSKPELEGWIDREKLLDIQGRSRHIQMELMEKYGLVEYPSPGGGCLLTDPAFSDRLSILEKDGYLEEKYSFLFHLIKKSRFYRLEKGKYLFVGRDQEGNERIASYKELGSFYLCGHRVPGPHMLGFGEFNEEDMNLVKELFSRYSKCKGKEEIEVRINGQISKVPVVDVEKVEEFMKKYQIVG; encoded by the coding sequence GTGGAGAAAAAAAGAAGAGCGTTAGCACTATTTTCTGGTGGATTAGATAGTGCTTTAGCAATTAAAGTTATAAAGGATCAAGGGATTGATGTAATAGCATTGAATTTTGTATCACATTTTTTTGGTGGAAAAAATGAAAAAGCTGAAAAAATGGCTGAGCAATTGGGAATAAAAGTAGAGTATGTACATTTTGAAAAAAGACATACAGAAGTGGTAAAAAATCCTGTATATGGTAGAGGGAAAAATATGAATCCTTGTATAGATTGTCACTCTCTTATGTTTAAAGTTGCAGGAGAACTATTAGAAAAATATGATGCAGACTTTGTGATTTCTGGAGAGGTACTGGGGCAAAGACCTATGTCTCAAAACTCAGCTGCATTAGAAAAAGTAAAAAAACTTTCTGGGATGGATGAATTAATAGTAAGACCCCTATCTGCTAAATTATTACCACCAAGTAAACCAGAGTTAGAAGGATGGATAGATAGAGAAAAACTTTTAGATATTCAAGGGAGAAGTAGGCATATCCAAATGGAATTAATGGAAAAATATGGTTTAGTAGAATATCCTAGTCCAGGGGGAGGTTGTCTATTGACAGATCCAGCTTTTTCTGATAGACTATCTATATTGGAAAAAGATGGTTATCTTGAAGAGAAATACTCTTTTCTTTTTCACTTAATAAAGAAAAGCAGATTTTATAGACTAGAAAAAGGAAAATATTTATTTGTAGGAAGAGACCAAGAGGGAAATGAGAGAATAGCTAGCTATAAAGAGTTGGGAAGTTTTTATCTGTGTGGACATAGGGTTCCAGGACCACATATGTTAGGTTTTGGAGAGTTTAATGAAGAGGATATGAACTTAGTAAAAGAGCTATTTTCAAGATATTCTAAATGTAAAGGTAAAGAGGAGATAGAGGTAAGAATTAATGGACAGATCTCTAAAGTACCAGTAGTAGATGTAGAAAAAGTAGAAGAGTTTATGAAAAAATATCAAATAGTAGGATAG